One window of Desulfovibrio subterraneus genomic DNA carries:
- a CDS encoding DUF554 domain-containing protein has protein sequence MIGPYVNGAAVLAGSVAGALIGPRINANIRTNMPLVFGCAAMGLGVAMVVKVKLLAPVMLALVVGSLLGELIHLETLIQKTAAKSRIVIEKLTKPAVGISQEEYLDKFVALMVLFCMSGTGIYGSMTEGMTGDPTLLIVKAILDLFTAPIFASTMGLSVAMLVIPQFMIQAMLFLGASLIMPLMTPDMLADFSSCGGLIMLATGLRICGIKQFPVANMIPALVLVMPFSALWAMYWG, from the coding sequence GTGATAGGTCCATATGTCAATGGGGCTGCAGTGCTTGCTGGCAGTGTGGCCGGGGCTCTTATCGGCCCCAGAATTAATGCCAATATCAGAACCAACATGCCTCTGGTCTTCGGGTGTGCGGCCATGGGGCTTGGTGTTGCGATGGTGGTCAAGGTGAAGCTGCTAGCGCCGGTCATGCTGGCGCTTGTGGTCGGTTCTCTGCTGGGCGAACTGATCCATCTGGAAACACTCATCCAGAAAACAGCAGCCAAAAGCCGCATTGTCATCGAAAAGCTGACCAAGCCCGCAGTGGGCATAAGTCAGGAAGAATATCTGGATAAATTCGTCGCGCTCATGGTGCTCTTCTGCATGAGCGGAACCGGCATTTACGGCTCCATGACAGAAGGCATGACCGGCGATCCGACCCTGCTGATCGTCAAGGCCATCCTCGACCTGTTTACCGCTCCCATATTTGCTTCAACCATGGGGCTGAGCGTGGCCATGCTGGTTATTCCTCAATTCATGATTCAGGCGATGCTTTTTTTGGGGGCTTCGCTGATCATGCCGCTCATGACTCCCGACATGCTGGCGGATTTTTCATCGTGCGGCGGACTCATCATGCTTGCCACGGGCCTGAGAATCTGCGGCATAAAGCAGTTTCCAGTGGCCAACATGATACCGGCGCTGGTGCTTGTCATGCCTTTTTCGGCGTTGTGGGCAATGTACTGGGGCTAG
- a CDS encoding amino acid ABC transporter permease: protein MQWNVVIDNFDYLLFGAYPEGPLGGIALTIVLAVISIFGAFWVGLAVGLMRLSKRRWLRYPAMVYIEIVRGVPLLMLILWFYFMFPVFFGTALPEWDSVIISFVVFTSAYVAEIVRAGVLALPKGQMEASRATGLTHFQAMCYVILPQSLRNMIPSFVNQFVSLTKDTSLAYVIGVVELTRAAEQVNNRTLSAPMEIYLTILVMYFIICYVLTSFSRRLERKMARYQARG from the coding sequence ATGCAATGGAATGTAGTTATCGACAACTTTGATTACCTGCTCTTCGGTGCCTATCCCGAAGGGCCTCTCGGCGGCATTGCCCTGACCATCGTTCTGGCGGTCATTTCCATTTTCGGCGCGTTCTGGGTCGGCCTTGCGGTGGGCCTGATGCGTCTTTCCAAGCGCCGGTGGCTCAGGTATCCCGCAATGGTCTATATCGAGATCGTGCGTGGTGTGCCGCTGCTCATGCTTATTCTGTGGTTCTATTTCATGTTCCCGGTTTTCTTCGGCACGGCGCTGCCGGAATGGGATTCCGTCATAATCTCATTTGTGGTCTTCACATCGGCGTATGTGGCAGAAATTGTCCGTGCGGGTGTTCTGGCTCTGCCCAAGGGACAGATGGAAGCCTCGCGCGCCACGGGCCTGACGCATTTTCAGGCCATGTGCTACGTTATTCTGCCGCAGTCGCTGCGGAACATGATTCCTTCGTTCGTCAACCAGTTCGTTTCACTTACCAAAGACACCTCACTGGCGTATGTCATCGGTGTTGTGGAGCTGACCCGCGCGGCAGAGCAGGTGAACAACAGAACCTTGTCGGCGCCCATGGAGATATACCTGACAATTCTTGTGATGTACTTTATCATCTGTTATGTGCTCACCTCGTTCAGCCGCAGGCTGGAGCGCAAGATGGCACGTTACCAAGCACGAGGATAA
- the dut gene encoding dUTP diphosphatase, with the protein MTSETCRHAAPPRIGVRVRFLRDAQGVYAGEGEGSAESGLAYATPWSAGLDLRACFDEETITIPPGGRHAIPVGVAIEPAVLNVAGFVYSRSGLGTKRGLTVSQGVGVIDPDYRGEIIVSLLNTSGEERTVTRGERIAQLVFQPFYQAEITVADELGDTQRGAGGFGHTGTM; encoded by the coding sequence GTGACAAGCGAAACTTGCAGACATGCCGCGCCGCCCCGAATCGGGGTCCGGGTGCGTTTCCTCAGGGATGCGCAGGGCGTGTATGCCGGTGAAGGCGAAGGCTCCGCAGAAAGCGGATTGGCCTACGCCACGCCGTGGTCGGCCGGTTTGGACTTGCGCGCCTGTTTCGATGAGGAGACCATCACGATCCCGCCCGGAGGACGACACGCCATTCCCGTGGGTGTCGCCATTGAGCCTGCTGTGCTCAATGTTGCGGGATTCGTGTACTCGCGAAGCGGCCTCGGCACGAAGCGCGGATTGACCGTGAGTCAGGGAGTCGGCGTTATCGACCCCGACTATCGCGGTGAAATCATCGTTTCGTTGCTGAACACATCCGGCGAAGAGCGCACTGTCACCCGCGGGGAGCGTATAGCGCAACTCGTGTTCCAGCCTTTCTATCAGGCGGAGATAACGGTGGCGGATGAGCTCGGCGATACCCAGCGCGGTGCCGGAGGTTTCGGGCATACCGGAACCATGTAA
- a CDS encoding amino acid ABC transporter permease, producing MNYQFQWNVVLSGEYLDWIIKGLVVTCQISAVSLFFALVIGTALAVMRLTRFKPFVWFTVAYTEFFRNTPLLVQIFFWYFGSDGLLPRPLLVWLYERDFEFAAGVIALTVYTSAFIAEEIRSGINSIPKNQLEASRACGLSFVQAMRYVILPQAFRIIIPPLISQSLNLIKNSSLCMTIGVAELTYMARQIESYSFRGFEAFTINMVIYLAISLLVSLAINQYNKHFLRMAG from the coding sequence TTGAATTATCAATTTCAGTGGAATGTCGTTCTGTCCGGTGAGTATCTGGACTGGATCATAAAAGGGTTGGTGGTTACCTGTCAGATTTCGGCGGTATCCCTGTTCTTTGCCCTTGTCATAGGTACAGCTCTGGCTGTCATGCGTCTTACGCGGTTCAAACCCTTTGTGTGGTTTACCGTTGCCTACACGGAATTTTTTCGCAACACGCCGTTGCTGGTACAGATTTTCTTCTGGTATTTCGGCTCGGACGGGCTTCTTCCCCGCCCGCTGCTCGTATGGCTCTATGAGCGGGATTTCGAATTTGCCGCAGGTGTTATCGCGCTTACGGTCTACACATCCGCCTTCATTGCGGAAGAAATACGCTCCGGCATCAACTCCATTCCCAAGAACCAGCTGGAAGCCTCGCGCGCATGCGGCCTCTCCTTTGTGCAGGCCATGCGCTATGTCATTCTGCCGCAGGCTTTCCGTATCATCATTCCGCCGCTGATTTCACAGTCGCTGAACCTTATCAAGAACTCCTCGCTGTGCATGACCATCGGCGTTGCCGAGCTTACCTACATGGCGCGGCAGATCGAATCCTATTCGTTCCGCGGTTTCGAGGCGTTTACCATCAACATGGTGATATACCTCGCAATCTCCTTGCTGGTTTCGCTCGCCATCAACCAGTACAACAAGCACTTCCTGCGCATGGCAGGCTAA
- a CDS encoding glycosyltransferase family 9 protein yields the protein MRRILVCQLRQIGDVLLATASLALLKRRFPRAEIHVLTEKKCLPMLENNPDVSKVWAIDKKQLTNLLKEMAFYWTVARQGYDIVIDFQQLPRCRWVVGLSAAPVRLSYTPEWYNRWLFTHTVTPLDGYSAMAKASVLRPLGIEWNGERPRLYLTEAEKDFAAGYLARYGVTAEHRLITVDPTHRRATRRWPARHYGELIAKAVEAQPDLRFLVLYGPGELEEAKAVLDACPCPEAVILPDEIISLREMAACIERAVLHIGNCSSPRHMAVALGVPTFIVLGATSPAWTFPSPEHSQVFLGKECQPCNKNTCDIGYACLEGLSPDVVWQAMQAHMNECGL from the coding sequence GTGCGCAGGATTCTTGTGTGCCAGCTGCGCCAGATCGGCGACGTGCTGCTGGCCACCGCCTCACTTGCCCTGCTCAAACGCCGTTTTCCCCGTGCCGAAATTCATGTGCTGACGGAAAAGAAATGCCTGCCCATGCTGGAAAACAATCCGGACGTGAGCAAGGTGTGGGCCATAGACAAGAAGCAGCTTACCAACCTGCTCAAGGAAATGGCTTTTTACTGGACCGTGGCCCGGCAGGGCTATGACATAGTGATCGATTTTCAGCAGCTGCCCCGTTGCCGCTGGGTTGTGGGGCTTTCTGCCGCGCCGGTGCGTTTGAGCTATACGCCTGAATGGTACAATCGCTGGCTGTTTACCCATACCGTGACGCCGCTGGATGGCTACTCCGCCATGGCAAAAGCCAGCGTGCTGCGGCCGCTTGGCATTGAATGGAACGGTGAACGCCCCCGTCTGTACCTTACCGAAGCGGAAAAGGATTTTGCTGCAGGGTATCTGGCCCGTTACGGCGTGACAGCGGAACACCGGCTCATAACCGTGGACCCGACCCACAGGCGTGCCACCCGCCGCTGGCCTGCCCGCCATTACGGTGAGCTGATTGCCAAAGCTGTGGAAGCGCAGCCTGATCTTCGTTTTCTGGTGCTGTATGGTCCGGGAGAGCTGGAAGAGGCAAAGGCCGTGCTGGACGCCTGCCCGTGCCCCGAGGCTGTCATTCTGCCCGACGAGATAATATCCCTGCGCGAAATGGCCGCCTGCATCGAGCGCGCCGTGCTGCACATAGGCAACTGTTCTTCGCCGCGCCACATGGCCGTTGCGCTGGGCGTGCCTACCTTCATTGTGCTCGGGGCCACAAGTCCCGCGTGGACCTTTCCTTCGCCGGAACATTCACAGGTGTTTCTGGGCAAGGAATGCCAGCCCTGCAACAAGAACACCTGCGATATTGGCTATGCCTGTCTGGAAGGGCTTTCTCCCGATGTGGTATGGCAGGCCATGCAGGCGCATATGAACGAATGCGGGCTGTAA
- a CDS encoding aspartate aminotransferase family protein → MSDTFDALKKREEALLCRTYGRYPLAVKSALGARLYDFDGREYIDLLAGIAVTNVGHCRSELADVVAEQARKLVHVSNLFYQEEQLVLAEKLLATNHFTKVFFCNSGAEANEAAIKIARRYAQRVKGRDAGEIITFTGAFHGRTLATVAATGQAKFQDGFAPIPTGFRQVEWGNLEALAEAMGPQTAGVLVEIVQGEGGVRPMTAEFAKGIQKLCRERGVLFMVDEIQTGLCRTGKFWAFQNYGLEPDVATSAKALANGLPMGAMMTTDEVARGFEPGSHATTFGAGATMSAVAAKVIDIMRDEKLDERAAELGEYAMGLFRSIGERHPGTIAEVRGMGLMIGVVLAFPGQEIWKALMAKGFVLNLTQERVLRLVPPLVIAREDIDAFAAALEELLAAHTV, encoded by the coding sequence ATGAGTGATACTTTTGACGCCCTCAAGAAACGTGAAGAAGCGTTGTTGTGCCGCACATACGGGCGTTATCCCCTTGCAGTAAAGTCTGCCCTCGGGGCCCGTCTGTACGATTTTGACGGCCGGGAATATATTGACCTGCTTGCCGGCATAGCCGTGACCAACGTGGGGCACTGCCGTTCCGAACTGGCTGATGTGGTCGCAGAACAGGCACGCAAGCTGGTGCATGTGAGCAACCTCTTCTATCAGGAAGAGCAGCTCGTGCTTGCCGAAAAACTGCTTGCCACCAACCACTTTACCAAGGTGTTCTTCTGCAACTCCGGTGCAGAGGCCAACGAAGCCGCCATAAAGATCGCCCGCCGTTACGCGCAGCGCGTGAAGGGCCGCGATGCTGGCGAGATAATCACTTTTACCGGCGCTTTCCACGGCCGTACTCTGGCCACTGTGGCTGCCACAGGGCAGGCCAAGTTCCAGGACGGTTTCGCGCCCATTCCCACCGGATTCCGTCAGGTGGAATGGGGTAATCTGGAGGCACTGGCAGAAGCCATGGGGCCCCAGACCGCCGGTGTGCTTGTCGAGATTGTGCAGGGTGAAGGCGGCGTGCGCCCCATGACTGCCGAATTTGCCAAGGGCATTCAGAAGCTCTGCCGCGAACGCGGTGTGCTGTTCATGGTGGACGAGATTCAGACCGGCCTTTGCCGTACCGGCAAGTTCTGGGCTTTCCAGAATTACGGGCTGGAGCCGGATGTGGCCACCTCTGCCAAGGCGCTTGCCAACGGTCTGCCCATGGGGGCCATGATGACTACGGACGAAGTCGCACGCGGCTTTGAACCCGGCAGTCATGCCACCACGTTCGGTGCCGGTGCCACCATGTCTGCCGTTGCCGCCAAGGTTATCGACATCATGCGTGACGAAAAGCTCGACGAGCGTGCCGCCGAACTGGGCGAATACGCCATGGGACTGTTCAGGAGCATCGGCGAACGCCACCCCGGCACCATCGCCGAAGTACGCGGCATGGGGCTGATGATAGGCGTGGTACTGGCCTTCCCCGGTCAGGAGATCTGGAAGGCACTGATGGCAAAAGGCTTTGTGCTCAACCTCACGCAGGAGCGGGTGCTGCGCCTTGTGCCGCCGCTGGTCATTGCCAGAGAAGATATCGACGCCTTTGCCGCAGCTCTTGAAGAACTGCTCGCGGCTCACACGGTTTAG
- a CDS encoding 50S ribosomal protein L11 methyltransferase, translating into MEHLIKLDITVPEEMQDLATVALVSKLQYGWEEETLPTGDIRYRVYVENPAFCEEFLAELRTFVPDAQVERDEVENQNWAMAWREFFTPVKVGNLFMVIAPWMTEMDLEGRIPIVIEPKSAFGTGHHPTTALCLGCVSKLAEEGRIREGMNFFDIGTGSGILGIGCAKLGLKGLGVDIDTLAVENSEENREINGVTPLFDVAKGSADYTDDTFDVVLANILAQPLKDLASDIIARVAAGGCLVLSGLLATQADSVEEVYVAQGLPAARREIEGEWAALIWERL; encoded by the coding sequence ATGGAACATCTGATCAAGCTGGACATTACCGTTCCCGAGGAAATGCAGGATCTGGCCACCGTGGCCCTTGTAAGCAAGCTGCAGTATGGCTGGGAGGAAGAAACCCTGCCCACGGGTGACATCCGTTACCGTGTGTATGTGGAGAATCCCGCATTCTGCGAAGAGTTTCTCGCCGAACTCAGAACGTTTGTGCCGGATGCTCAGGTGGAACGCGACGAGGTGGAAAACCAGAACTGGGCCATGGCATGGCGCGAGTTCTTTACCCCGGTCAAGGTCGGCAACCTGTTCATGGTCATTGCGCCGTGGATGACCGAAATGGACCTTGAAGGTCGCATTCCCATCGTCATTGAGCCAAAGAGCGCTTTCGGTACGGGCCATCATCCCACCACCGCACTATGTCTTGGCTGTGTTTCCAAGCTGGCGGAAGAAGGGCGTATCCGTGAAGGCATGAATTTCTTCGATATCGGCACCGGTTCCGGCATTCTCGGCATCGGCTGCGCCAAGCTGGGACTCAAGGGGCTCGGCGTGGATATCGACACGCTGGCTGTTGAGAACAGCGAGGAAAACCGCGAGATCAACGGCGTGACCCCGTTGTTTGATGTTGCCAAGGGCAGCGCCGACTATACGGATGATACCTTTGACGTGGTGCTTGCAAACATTCTTGCCCAGCCCCTCAAGGACCTCGCCTCCGACATTATCGCCCGTGTTGCTGCCGGTGGCTGCCTTGTGCTTTCCGGCTTGCTCGCCACGCAGGCGGACAGTGTGGAGGAAGTGTATGTGGCGCAGGGGCTGCCCGCCGCCCGCCGCGAGATCGAGGGCGAATGGGCCGCGCTCATTTGGGAACGCCTTTAG
- a CDS encoding Crp/Fnr family transcriptional regulator, with the protein MVPTKKTKKTKKTKGGGRAASRCQAFVDKKGSWFNTAAISPLPQAWFADAASSAVWPLFPNLSREHRMEQHKQILCALQADLSLCCAETEALEELAGKAGRLCFDKGEYVFRAGDATTHFYLVESGLVILSKESSSGKAFTYMVATPGIPLNAITCFRPSPRIFSALVAVKASVIAIPAGEFRQWVLANPPVANNILSTMGDLLDGAYTRILDLVDESVETRILNVLSMLSSRLGVELPLTNTDLAEMVGTSRESAARVISRLQQIGVLSKLRGSISIVDVKQLESMAPGPFFMI; encoded by the coding sequence ATGGTCCCGACCAAGAAGACCAAGAAGACCAAGAAGACTAAGGGGGGGGGGCGTGCTGCTTCGCGTTGTCAGGCATTCGTTGACAAGAAGGGGAGTTGGTTCAACACTGCCGCCATATCTCCTTTGCCGCAGGCATGGTTTGCAGATGCTGCCAGCAGTGCTGTATGGCCCTTATTTCCAAACCTTTCACGGGAACACAGGATGGAACAACACAAGCAGATTCTATGTGCGTTGCAGGCTGATCTCAGTCTGTGCTGCGCTGAAACTGAGGCTCTGGAGGAGCTTGCGGGCAAGGCCGGACGATTGTGTTTTGATAAGGGTGAATATGTTTTCAGGGCCGGAGATGCGACCACACACTTTTATCTGGTGGAAAGCGGGCTGGTCATCCTTTCCAAGGAATCGTCCTCCGGCAAGGCGTTTACCTACATGGTGGCAACACCGGGAATTCCCCTTAACGCCATTACGTGTTTTCGTCCCAGCCCGCGCATATTCTCCGCACTGGTGGCGGTAAAAGCTTCGGTCATTGCCATTCCGGCCGGAGAATTTCGCCAGTGGGTGCTGGCCAATCCTCCCGTTGCCAACAACATTCTGAGTACCATGGGCGACCTGCTTGACGGAGCCTACACCCGTATACTTGATCTGGTAGACGAGAGTGTGGAAACCCGCATTCTGAATGTGCTCAGCATGCTTTCTTCCCGTCTGGGCGTTGAGTTGCCGCTGACCAATACGGATCTTGCCGAAATGGTGGGCACCTCGCGGGAGTCTGCAGCACGGGTCATATCCCGGCTGCAGCAGATCGGAGTTCTTTCAAAGCTCAGGGGCAGCATCTCCATAGTCGATGTCAAACAGCTTGAGTCAATGGCTCCCGGTCCCTTCTTCATGATTTAG
- a CDS encoding amino acid ABC transporter ATP-binding protein, translating to MAMIEIKDIHKWYGDFHVLKNVSQSVEMGEVLVICGPSGSGKSTFIRCINRLEEIQKGEIFLEGKNIHDKDVNVNELRTEVGMVFQQFNLYPHLSVLDNVTLAPTKVRKMPKSQAESIAMQLLERVGIHDQAKKYPVELSGGQQQRVAIARALAMKPKVMLFDEPTSALDPEMINEVLNAMKDLARDGMTMLCVTHEMGFAREVADRVIFMDGGAIVEEGTPEHFFTNPQHERTKAFLKEIL from the coding sequence ATGGCGATGATCGAGATTAAGGATATTCACAAGTGGTACGGCGATTTTCACGTTCTCAAAAATGTAAGCCAGAGCGTGGAGATGGGCGAGGTGCTGGTCATCTGCGGTCCCTCCGGTTCGGGCAAATCCACCTTCATCCGCTGTATCAACCGTCTTGAAGAGATCCAGAAGGGCGAAATTTTTCTTGAAGGGAAAAACATCCATGACAAGGATGTAAATGTGAATGAACTGCGCACGGAAGTGGGCATGGTTTTTCAGCAGTTCAATCTGTATCCGCACCTCTCCGTTCTGGACAACGTAACCCTTGCTCCTACCAAGGTCCGTAAAATGCCCAAGAGTCAGGCAGAAAGCATCGCCATGCAGCTGCTTGAGCGCGTGGGCATTCACGATCAGGCCAAGAAATACCCCGTGGAACTTTCCGGCGGCCAGCAGCAGCGAGTGGCCATTGCACGCGCGCTGGCCATGAAGCCCAAGGTGATGCTCTTTGACGAGCCGACCTCGGCCCTTGACCCCGAAATGATCAACGAAGTGCTCAACGCCATGAAGGATCTTGCCCGTGACGGCATGACTATGCTCTGCGTGACCCATGAAATGGGCTTTGCACGTGAAGTGGCAGACAGGGTCATCTTCATGGATGGAGGCGCGATAGTGGAGGAAGGCACACCCGAGCACTTCTTCACCAATCCCCAGCACGAACGTACAAAGGCTTTCCTCAAGGAAATTCTTTAG
- a CDS encoding ABC transporter substrate-binding protein — MKRIVLIAVALCLVFSSAVAFAGKIDEIKARGTLICGVKDSVVPFGYVDETSKQLVGFDVDICKALADKLGVGLDLKTVTSSTRIPMVTQGSIDIAAATMTHKHERDEVIDFSITYFMDGQKLLVPADSGIKSVADLKGKKVATVKGSTSEKNILAAQPDCKVLSFDEYPQAMLAMKQGKAVAVTTDSVILVGLKGSDPEPAKWSIVGDAISAEPYALGMAENDSDFRDFVNKSLNDMWRSGEYKTVYDKWLGPDTKYYMPLTWTMELWP, encoded by the coding sequence ATGAAACGTATTGTACTGATCGCAGTGGCTCTTTGTCTGGTTTTTTCCAGCGCAGTTGCCTTCGCCGGCAAGATTGACGAAATCAAGGCTCGCGGCACGCTGATTTGCGGCGTGAAGGACTCCGTTGTTCCCTTCGGCTACGTTGATGAAACTTCCAAGCAGCTGGTCGGTTTCGACGTAGACATCTGCAAGGCCCTTGCCGACAAGCTGGGTGTGGGACTGGATCTGAAGACCGTTACCTCCTCCACCCGTATTCCCATGGTGACCCAGGGCTCCATCGACATCGCCGCTGCTACCATGACCCACAAGCATGAACGCGACGAAGTTATCGACTTTTCCATCACCTACTTCATGGACGGCCAGAAGCTTCTGGTTCCCGCCGATTCCGGCATCAAGTCCGTTGCCGACCTGAAGGGCAAGAAGGTCGCCACTGTTAAGGGTTCCACCTCTGAAAAGAACATTCTGGCTGCCCAGCCCGATTGCAAGGTTCTTTCCTTTGACGAATACCCGCAGGCCATGCTGGCCATGAAGCAGGGCAAGGCCGTTGCCGTGACCACCGACTCCGTTATTCTTGTAGGCCTCAAGGGTTCCGACCCCGAGCCTGCCAAGTGGTCCATCGTGGGTGACGCCATTTCCGCCGAACCTTACGCTCTGGGTATGGCTGAAAACGATTCCGACTTCCGCGATTTCGTGAACAAGTCCCTGAACGACATGTGGCGCTCCGGTGAATACAAGACCGTCTACGACAAGTGGCTCGGTCCCGACACCAAGTACTACATGCCCCTGACCTGGACCATGGAACTGTGGCCCTAG
- a CDS encoding RipA family octameric membrane protein, with translation MMTLSPQEYVEAFFGEGCVENAAGGDCQPAGARKTMALQAALDNYRYEKEMYWKKSVCFWTFIAFSFSGLIVTNATMQNPSFHQFIVCCIGAVISFAWVAITQGSKYNQQKWCRIVHTLEDGAFGPLFKTHTMVKRTDSGVNRLYHPSKGVVTDPASSSYELRPFCVSKINDYLSFYVAWTWVFLAVRYFVKTAPELVSTFMPVFTDPAMEQSFVSFSFLAFSAYFLMMMFFRCRTNPNEVNCSDESFFQVAKFSR, from the coding sequence ATGATGACGCTATCTCCGCAGGAATATGTGGAAGCGTTCTTCGGTGAGGGCTGCGTTGAAAACGCAGCGGGTGGAGACTGTCAACCTGCCGGAGCACGTAAGACCATGGCCCTTCAGGCCGCACTGGATAACTACCGTTACGAAAAGGAAATGTACTGGAAGAAGTCAGTATGCTTCTGGACCTTCATAGCCTTTTCCTTTTCCGGCCTTATCGTAACCAACGCCACCATGCAGAATCCTTCCTTCCATCAGTTCATTGTCTGCTGCATCGGTGCCGTTATCTCTTTCGCCTGGGTGGCCATTACCCAGGGCAGCAAATACAATCAGCAGAAGTGGTGCCGCATTGTGCACACCCTTGAAGACGGCGCCTTCGGCCCGCTTTTCAAGACGCACACCATGGTGAAGCGCACCGACAGCGGCGTAAACCGGCTCTATCATCCTTCCAAGGGTGTTGTGACCGACCCCGCATCCTCCTCCTACGAGCTGCGCCCGTTCTGCGTTTCCAAGATCAACGACTATCTTTCCTTCTACGTGGCGTGGACATGGGTGTTCCTTGCCGTGCGGTATTTCGTGAAAACCGCGCCCGAGCTCGTTTCCACCTTCATGCCCGTTTTCACCGATCCTGCAATGGAACAGAGCTTCGTCTCCTTCTCCTTCCTGGCGTTTTCCGCCTACTTCCTCATGATGATGTTCTTCCGCTGCCGGACCAACCCGAATGAAGTGAACTGCTCGGACGAGAGCTTCTTTCAGGTTGCCAAGTTCAGCCGGTAA
- a CDS encoding DUF190 domain-containing protein encodes MTKGYFVTFFTQQSRVHEGMPLAEWIISEAKKIGVRGATLFSGREGFGHDGRFHSGNYFDLEDTPQLVTMALTVEECDQLMATLKSSDQRVFYTRSEAEFGFTCGD; translated from the coding sequence GTGACGAAAGGATATTTTGTTACCTTTTTTACACAGCAGAGCAGAGTGCATGAAGGCATGCCCCTGGCCGAGTGGATTATCAGCGAGGCCAAGAAGATTGGGGTGCGGGGCGCGACTCTGTTTTCAGGCAGGGAAGGATTCGGGCATGATGGCCGATTCCATTCCGGAAACTATTTCGACCTCGAAGACACGCCCCAGCTGGTCACCATGGCGCTGACTGTTGAGGAGTGCGACCAGCTTATGGCTACTCTGAAATCTTCCGACCAGCGGGTGTTTTATACACGATCAGAGGCGGAGTTCGGTTTTACCTGCGGCGATTGA